A single Oncorhynchus mykiss isolate Arlee chromosome 24, USDA_OmykA_1.1, whole genome shotgun sequence DNA region contains:
- the ca4 gene encoding carbonic anhydrase IV precursor (The RefSeq protein has 3 substitutions, 1 non-frameshifting indel compared to this genomic sequence) — MHLFISFFFAIIVKIQGADWCYQSQVTCGGNCIGPDGWPTVAGACGGKAQSPINIVTRRTLPDERLTPFTFTGYQEAFHSLITNNGRTVQVDLPATAKVHGGDLAVPYKAIQLHLHLGKDGGPGSEHTIDGERYPMELHIVNIKKEYNSLDEALKDLAGVGVLGFFTSGFFYEQSGSSNKKYESIINALNSINMPSSNTTLSDVSLDMFIPSQSNMTSYFRYQGSLTTPPCEEAVVWTVFKNTIPLSRQQLDAFSRLQFADGKPMVGTYRPVQPLNGRPVYRSGSQVILVSTLPLSY; from the exons atgcatttatttatttccttTTTCTTCGCCATCATTGTGAAGATTCAAGGGGCAG ATTGGTGCTACCAGTCCCAGGTTACATGTGGTGGCAACTGCATAG GACCTGATGGTTGGCCAACGGTTGCTGGGGCTTGTGGCGGAAAAGCCCAGTCCCCCATTAACATTGTGACAAGAAGAACTCTACCAGATGAACGCCTTACACCATTCACATTCGCTGGGTACCAAGAGGCCTTCCACAGTCTCATCACAAACAATGGTCGCACTG TTCAAGTGGACCTGCCTGCCACAGCAAAAGTACAGGGTGGAGATCTGGCTGTGCCATACAAGGCAATACAGCTCCACCTGCACTTGGGCAAGGATGGTGGCCCTGGATCCGAACACACCATCGATGGAGAACGATATCCCATGGAG CTGCATATAGTAAATATAAAAGAGGAGTACAACTCTTTGGATGAAGCTCTGAAAGACCTTGCAGGGGTTGGAGTTCTGGGATTCTTTTACGAG CAATCAGGAAGCTCCAACAAAAAATACGAATCCATCATAAATGCTCTGAACTCAATCAATATGCCCA GCTCCAACACTACCCTGAGTGATGTGTCCCTGGACATGTTCATCCCCTCTCAGAGTAATATGACCAGCTACTTCCGCTACCAGGGCTCTCTTACCACACCTCCCTGTGAAGAAGCTGTAGTTTGGACCGTGTTCAAAAATACCATTCCTCTCAGCAGGCAACAG CTTGATGCATTTTCTCGGCTTCAGTTTGCTGATGGAAAGCCTATGGTGGGAACCTATCGCCCAGTCCAGCCGTTGAATGGTCGCCCGGTGTATCGCTCTGGAAGTCAAGTTATCTTAGTCAGCACTTT GCCACTCTCTTACTAA
- the ca4 gene encoding carbonic anhydrase IV isoform X1: MHLFISFFFAIIVKIQGADWCYQSQVTCGGNCIGPDGWPTVAGACGGKAQSPINIVTRRTLPDERLTPFTFAGYQEAFHSLITNNGRTVQVDLPATAKVQGGDLAVPYKAIQLHLHLGKDGGPGSEHTIDGERYPMELHIVNIKEEYNSLDEALKDLAGVGVLGFFYEQSGSSNKKYESIINALNSINMPSSNTTLSDVSLDMFIPSQSNMTSYFRYQGSLTTPPCEEAVVWTVFKNTIPLSRQQLDAFSRLQFADGKPMVGTYRPVQPLNGRPVYRSGSQVILVSTLLLITSVISAIGLPLPK, from the exons atgcatttatttatttccttTTTCTTCGCCATCATTGTGAAGATTCAAGGGGCAG ATTGGTGCTACCAGTCCCAGGTTACATGTGGTGGCAACTGCATAG GACCTGATGGTTGGCCAACGGTTGCTGGGGCTTGTGGCGGAAAAGCCCAGTCCCCCATTAACATTGTGACAAGAAGAACTCTACCAGATGAACGCCTTACACCATTCACATTCGCTGGGTACCAAGAGGCCTTCCACAGTCTCATCACAAACAATGGTCGCACTG TTCAAGTGGACCTGCCTGCCACAGCAAAAGTACAGGGTGGAGATCTGGCTGTGCCATACAAGGCAATACAGCTCCACCTGCACTTGGGCAAGGATGGTGGCCCTGGATCCGAACACACCATCGATGGAGAACGATATCCCATGGAG CTGCATATAGTAAATATAAAAGAGGAGTACAACTCTTTGGATGAAGCTCTGAAAGACCTTGCAGGGGTTGGAGTTCTGGGATTCTTTTACGAG CAATCAGGAAGCTCCAACAAAAAATACGAATCCATCATAAATGCTCTGAACTCAATCAATATGCCCA GCTCCAACACTACCCTGAGTGATGTGTCCCTGGACATGTTCATCCCCTCTCAGAGTAATATGACCAGCTACTTCCGCTACCAGGGCTCTCTTACCACACCTCCCTGTGAAGAAGCTGTAGTTTGGACCGTGTTCAAAAATACCATTCCTCTCAGCAGGCAACAG CTTGATGCATTTTCTCGGCTTCAGTTTGCTGATGGAAAGCCTATGGTGGGAACCTATCGCCCAGTCCAGCCGTTGAATGGTCGCCCGGTGTATCGCTCTGGAAGTCAAGTTATCTTAGTCAGCACTTTGCTACTCATCACCTCTGTGATATCAGCCATTGGACTCCCACTGCCCAAATAA
- the ca4 gene encoding carbonic anhydrase IV isoform X2: MHLFISFFFAIIVKIQGADWCYQSQVTCGGNCIGPDGWPTVAGACGGKAQSPINIVTRRTLPDERLTPFTFAGYQEAFHSLITNNGRTVQVDLPATAKVQGGDLAVPYKAIQLHLHLGKDGGPGSEHTIDGERYPMELHIVNIKEEYNSLDEALKDLAGVGVLGFFYEQSGSSNKKYESIINALNSINMPSSNTTLSDVSLDMFIPSQSNMTSYFRYQGSLTTPPCEEAVVWTVFKNTIPLSRQQVYNA; the protein is encoded by the exons atgcatttatttatttccttTTTCTTCGCCATCATTGTGAAGATTCAAGGGGCAG ATTGGTGCTACCAGTCCCAGGTTACATGTGGTGGCAACTGCATAG GACCTGATGGTTGGCCAACGGTTGCTGGGGCTTGTGGCGGAAAAGCCCAGTCCCCCATTAACATTGTGACAAGAAGAACTCTACCAGATGAACGCCTTACACCATTCACATTCGCTGGGTACCAAGAGGCCTTCCACAGTCTCATCACAAACAATGGTCGCACTG TTCAAGTGGACCTGCCTGCCACAGCAAAAGTACAGGGTGGAGATCTGGCTGTGCCATACAAGGCAATACAGCTCCACCTGCACTTGGGCAAGGATGGTGGCCCTGGATCCGAACACACCATCGATGGAGAACGATATCCCATGGAG CTGCATATAGTAAATATAAAAGAGGAGTACAACTCTTTGGATGAAGCTCTGAAAGACCTTGCAGGGGTTGGAGTTCTGGGATTCTTTTACGAG CAATCAGGAAGCTCCAACAAAAAATACGAATCCATCATAAATGCTCTGAACTCAATCAATATGCCCA GCTCCAACACTACCCTGAGTGATGTGTCCCTGGACATGTTCATCCCCTCTCAGAGTAATATGACCAGCTACTTCCGCTACCAGGGCTCTCTTACCACACCTCCCTGTGAAGAAGCTGTAGTTTGGACCGTGTTCAAAAATACCATTCCTCTCAGCAGGCAACAGGTGTATAATGCTTGA